In Toxotes jaculatrix isolate fToxJac2 chromosome 12, fToxJac2.pri, whole genome shotgun sequence, the following are encoded in one genomic region:
- the fhdc3 gene encoding FH2 domain containing 3, with amino-acid sequence MEGVLILKSASSLNCSSQDLSPPLPPDAQEDKDLQASSAVPRPMCVNAAPPPLPPPPPPPPPPLPPPPPPLLTASPFGSRNVQRKSMKKLNWDTIPSQRVLGKLNVWTSKRPQRDLVLDIRSMEELFSHVDKRASLHRPKAMGLMKCDDLFPQDPQVTILDSKKSMNIGIFLRQFKRPVTEMVEDIRHGNWLRFGTGKLKEFCKLLPEESEVKQLLSFRGNLSVLPEADQFMVQLVKVPGYEERLKMMVLRDEFFPLMEEVKNSVAVMTKAANELLDCDDLHSVIRLVLKAGNYMNAGGYSANVIGFRMTSLLKLADTKANKPGMNLMHYVAKQVEDIDAELLTFPSQLEHIGMASRICKEDVIADFEREVKKINEVKLYSSRQPDLLQQMETFLMRAEAKLADVESYLQGLNSLSNAVAEYFCEDPATFKLEECCSIFHSFCKRFDTAVQENRGREEAEQRRKRKESMRIAAKRRSTVSGPGPEPDRDSSSLEVALHSFLSTVPEGLARCRRHMLPPVEGSPADRSPQTVSSAEKASPCTGQERPEKKQPKLQKQDDQVAALENREEAEKMREITRKVLRYQNSRSSLDGDRVSGTPRRSKRAQETPATPSTPQPRTRDFFFANNGDMGSPWTILSPFTCSKRNLLQRNRQARKERLSSTSGGDDLDDGVWDSDEGSCLPNFANCDSLKSPSGGSASLPECPHQKAERVSQGPILRSVSMDETRQSPVSGFRLGDLFQRSYSSGSRTENMGEEVTGGFPLHHSKARNHVDGQVRSSGFISFFRRIRGRSKPGDVEEQNFKGSNT; translated from the exons ATGGAGGGAGTGCTGATTTTAAAATCTGCATCTTCTCTCAACTGTTCCTCTCAAGACTTGTCTCCTCCTTTGCCACCAGATGCTCAGGAAGATAAAGATCTCCAAGCATCTTCTGCTGTGCCTCGCCCCATGTGTGTTAACgctgcaccaccaccactaccaccaccacctcctcctcctcctcctccccttccacctccccctcctcctcttcttacTGCCTCTCCTTTTGGCTCTCGTAATGTCCAGAGAAAATCCATGAAAAAGCTGAACTGGGACACCATCCCCAGCCAGCGTGTCCTGGGCAAATTGAATGTTTGGACATCTAAGCGGCCTCAGCGGGACCTAGTGCTGGACATTCGGAGCATGGAGGAGCTGTTCAGTCATGTCGACAAACGGGCATCGCTACACAGACCAAAGGCCATGGGTCTGATGAAGTGTGATGACCTCTTTCCACAGGATCCTCAG GTCACAATCCTTGACTCAAAAAAGAGTATGAACATTGGGATCTTCCTTAGACAATTCAAGAG GCCAGTGACAGAAATGGTAGAGGACATTCGTCATGGGAACTGGCTCAGATTTGGAACAGGCAAACTGAAAGAGTTTTGCAAGCTGCTGCCAGAAGAAAGTGAG gtgaagcagctgctgtcattCAGGGGGAACCTGTCTGTGTTACCTGAGGCTGACCAGTTCATGGTGCAGCTGGTCAAAGTGCCAGG CTACGAAGAACGCCTGAAAATGATGGTGCTGAGGGACGAATTCTTTCCTCTtatggaggaggtgaagaactCTGTTGCTGTCATGACCAAAGCAGCTAATG AGCTGTTGGACTGTGATGACCTCCATTCAGTCATTCGACTGGTATTAAAAGCCGGGAATTACATGAACGCT GGTGGTTACAGTGCCAATGTCATCGGCTTCAGGATGACCTCTCTGCTCAAGTTAGCAGACACCAAGGCCAACAAGCCTGGCATGAACCTTATGCATTACGTCGCCAAG CAAGTGGAGGACATTGATGCCGAGTTGCTGACTTTTCCCAGCCAGCTTGAACACATCGGGATGGCTTCAAG AATTTGTAAAGAGGATGTAATCGCAGACTTtgagagagaggtgaagaagaTCAACGAAGTGAAACTgtacagcagcagacagcctgACCTCTTACAACAGATGGAAACATTTCTCATG AGGGCTGAGGCCAAGCTGGCAGACGTGGAATCCTATCTCCAGGGGCTAAATTCTCTGAGCAATGCCGTTGCTGAGTACTTCTGTGAAGACCCAGCTACCTTCAAACTGGAGGAGTGCTGCTCCATCTTTCATTCCTTTTGCAAGCGGTTTGATACAGCTGTACAG GAGAACCGAGGGCgagaggaggcagagcagaggcgCAAGCGGAAGGAGAGCATGCGCATTGCAGCCAAACGACGCTCCACGGTGTCCGGCCCAGGACCTGAGCCCGATCGGGACTCGTCCAGCTTGGAGGTGGCCTTACACAGCTTTCTGTCCACCGTCCCAGAGGGATTAGCCAGATGTAGGAGGCACATGCTGCCCCCGGTTGAAGGATCCCCCGCTGACCGCAGTCCTCAGACTGTTTCATCAGCAGAAAAGGCTTCACCCTGTACTGGACAAGAGAGGCCAGAGAAGAAGCAACCCAAACTGCAGAAACAGGATGATCAAGTAGCGGCTCTcgaaaacagagaagaagctgagaaGATGCGTGAGATAACTCGGAAGGTGCTTCGTTACCAAAACAGCAGAAGTAGCCTTGATGGGGACAGAGTTTCAGGCACTCCTCGTCGCTCAAAGAGAGCACAAGAAACTCCAGCTACTCCTAGTACTCCTCAGCCAAGAACCAGAGACTTCTTCTTTGCCAACAATGGGGACATGGGATCCCCGTGGACCATCCTGAGCCCTTTTACGTGTTCCAAAAGAAACCTGCTACAGCGAAACAGACAAGCACGCAAGGAAAGACTGTCCTCGACATCCGGTGGAGATGACCTTGATGATGGAGTCTGGGACAGTGATGAAGGCAGTTGTCTGCCCAATTTTGCCAATTGCGACAGTCTAAAATCTCCGTCTGGGGGTTCTGCGTCTCTTCCCGAGTGCCCCCATCAGAAAGCTGAGAGAGTGTCGCAGGGTCCAATCCTCAGGTCTGTTTCCATGGATGAAACTAGGCAATCTCCAGTATCTGGCTTCCGGCTTGGGGACTTGTTCCAAAGGTCATACTCCTCCGGCTCAAGGACAGAAAATATGGGAGAGGAAGTTACAGGAGGCTTTCCATTGCATCACAGTAAGGCAAGGAATCATGTAGATGGGCAAGTGAGGAGCTCTGGGTTTATATCCTTCTTCAGACGCATCCGAGGCAGAAGTAAGCCTGGAGATGTGGAAGAACAAAACTTCAAAGGATCAAATACTTga